A region of Candidatus Nitrospira nitrificans DNA encodes the following proteins:
- the rpoB gene encoding DNA-directed RNA polymerase subunit beta, which produces MSETTLQEFVERKDFSRIRTNIDIPDLIEIQKRSYEEFLQFEVESERRKDHGLQAALASVFPIPDYNNTAVLEFSSYTLGTPKYDERECLEQGMTFAVPLKLRVRLVVLDKEDKGPRKKVLDVREQEVYVGELPLMTERGTFIVNGTERVVVSQLHRSPGASFTHDKGRTHASGKVLYSARIIPYRGSWLDFEFDARDILYVRIDRRRKMPATILLKAFGFSSDDLLKMYYPVEEIRVSKGKMFRKLDPEIHHGLRCSAEVLDKGGKEPLVREGARLTKGLIAKLKASGVKEIPLLPAELVGRATLTELVDSKKNVLAEKNQRLTAEIVEQIAESDVEEFKVIYLDMATATPVILDTLGMEKITSKEEAMVEIYRRLRPGETPSVDTARALFDNLFLNSKRYDLSPVGRLKLNKKLGLDLPLEQRTLTAQDIVEVIRYLVNLKIGKGEIDDIDHLGNRRVRSVGELLENQFRLGLVRMERSIKERMNLLDMETVLPHDLINAKPVVAAVKEFFSSSQLSQFMDQTNPLAEITHKRRLSALGPGGLTRERAGFEVRDVHPSHYSRICPIETPEGPNIGLITSLATYARINQFGFIEAPYRKVVKGRVTDEIEFLSAIEGDKYIIAQANSKLDGSAKLVSETVSCRHGGDFVLAAPDKIDYMDVSPKQVVSVATALVPFLEHDDANRALMGSNMQRQAVPLVTSEAPLVGTGMEAVVARDSGYVIQARRAGVVESVDATRIVVRADSKDGKKGKDSGLDVYDLIKFQRSNQNTCITQTPVVRIGQPVEKGQVLGDGPAIDHGELALGKNILVAFMPWGGYNFEDAILLSEKLVREDAFTSIHIEEFEVEARDTKLGKEDVTRDIPNVGEEALRNLDESGIIRIGAEVKPGDILVGKVTPKGETQLTPEEKLLRAIFGEKAGDVKDTSLTVPPGVEGIVVDVKIFSRKGLDKDERSKSIETDDQMKLQRDHHEELRIIEEEKTKKIRKLLLGKVVGRDLMDPESGDVILKKKGKLTAEILKRLPDDTVRHIILSDPDEQKELEDVERRAKEQIEILQTLYDEKVGRLKRGDELPPGVIKLVKVYIAMKRKIQVGDKMAGRHGNKGVVSRVLPEEDMPYLPDGTPVEIVLNPLGVPSRMNVGQILETHLGWAAKALGIQVASPVFDGASEKEIKDLLKKAKLPVSGQSQLIDGKTGEPFSSPVTVGYMYVLKLHHLVDDKIHARSIGPYSLVTQQPLGGKAQFGGQRLGEMEVWALQAYGAASTLQEFLTVKSDDVPGRSRMYEAIVKGEPFLEPGLPESFNVLVKELQSLGLDVELVKTQD; this is translated from the coding sequence ATGTCCGAAACGACTCTGCAAGAGTTCGTCGAGCGGAAAGATTTTTCTCGCATTCGAACCAACATCGATATCCCGGATCTGATCGAAATCCAGAAACGCTCCTACGAAGAGTTTTTGCAATTTGAAGTCGAATCGGAGCGTCGGAAGGATCATGGGTTGCAAGCGGCGTTGGCCAGTGTGTTTCCGATCCCGGATTATAACAACACGGCCGTGCTCGAATTTTCGAGTTACACCCTAGGGACGCCCAAATACGACGAGCGAGAATGTCTTGAGCAGGGTATGACCTTCGCGGTTCCGTTGAAGCTGCGTGTCCGCCTGGTCGTCCTCGATAAGGAGGATAAGGGACCTCGAAAGAAAGTGCTCGATGTGCGCGAGCAGGAGGTCTATGTCGGCGAACTGCCGCTCATGACCGAGCGAGGGACCTTTATCGTCAACGGGACCGAGCGAGTCGTCGTCAGTCAGCTTCACCGGTCGCCGGGTGCGTCGTTTACGCACGATAAGGGTCGAACCCATGCGAGCGGCAAGGTCTTGTATTCGGCCAGAATCATTCCCTATCGGGGCTCATGGCTCGATTTTGAGTTCGATGCCAGGGATATCCTCTATGTGCGGATCGATCGTCGTCGGAAAATGCCGGCCACCATCCTGTTGAAAGCCTTCGGTTTCTCAAGCGACGATTTGCTGAAGATGTATTACCCCGTCGAAGAAATTCGCGTGTCGAAGGGGAAGATGTTCCGTAAGCTGGATCCGGAAATCCACCATGGACTTCGCTGTTCCGCCGAGGTGCTGGATAAGGGCGGTAAGGAACCGCTGGTGCGAGAGGGGGCCAGGCTGACGAAGGGGTTGATCGCCAAGTTGAAGGCTTCAGGGGTGAAGGAAATTCCCCTGCTGCCCGCCGAGTTGGTGGGGCGTGCCACCCTTACGGAATTGGTCGACTCGAAGAAAAACGTGTTGGCGGAGAAAAATCAGCGCTTGACCGCCGAGATTGTGGAGCAGATCGCTGAAAGCGATGTCGAAGAATTCAAGGTCATTTATCTCGATATGGCGACCGCCACGCCGGTCATTCTCGACACGTTGGGGATGGAGAAGATCACGTCGAAAGAAGAAGCGATGGTCGAAATCTATCGCCGCCTTCGTCCCGGTGAGACACCCTCGGTCGATACGGCGAGAGCTTTATTCGACAATCTCTTTCTGAATTCCAAGCGTTACGATTTGTCTCCCGTCGGCCGGCTCAAGCTGAACAAGAAACTTGGTTTGGACTTGCCGCTTGAGCAGCGCACCCTGACGGCTCAGGATATCGTGGAAGTCATCCGCTATCTCGTCAATCTGAAGATCGGCAAAGGGGAAATCGACGATATCGATCACTTGGGTAATCGCCGTGTGCGATCCGTGGGCGAACTCTTGGAAAATCAGTTCCGGCTGGGCCTGGTGCGGATGGAGCGAAGCATCAAGGAACGCATGAATCTTCTCGATATGGAAACGGTGCTCCCGCATGACTTGATCAATGCCAAACCGGTTGTCGCGGCCGTGAAGGAATTTTTCAGCAGCAGTCAGTTGTCTCAATTCATGGACCAAACGAACCCACTAGCTGAAATCACGCATAAACGCCGTCTGTCCGCTCTTGGTCCGGGCGGGCTTACGAGAGAGCGGGCCGGGTTCGAAGTTCGAGACGTGCATCCGTCCCACTACAGTCGCATTTGCCCGATCGAGACGCCGGAAGGACCCAATATCGGATTGATTACATCGCTGGCGACCTATGCGCGGATCAACCAATTCGGATTCATCGAGGCGCCGTATCGAAAGGTCGTCAAGGGGCGGGTGACCGATGAAATCGAGTTTCTCTCGGCGATCGAGGGCGACAAATACATCATTGCCCAAGCCAACTCGAAATTGGATGGGTCCGCCAAGCTGGTATCGGAAACCGTCTCGTGCCGGCATGGCGGCGACTTCGTGCTGGCCGCTCCGGATAAGATCGACTACATGGACGTGTCGCCGAAGCAAGTGGTCAGCGTCGCGACCGCGCTTGTGCCGTTCCTGGAACATGACGACGCCAATCGCGCGCTGATGGGCTCCAACATGCAGCGCCAGGCGGTTCCGCTGGTCACGTCCGAGGCTCCTCTGGTCGGGACGGGAATGGAAGCGGTGGTCGCGCGAGATTCCGGGTATGTCATCCAGGCTCGTCGAGCCGGGGTTGTGGAAAGCGTTGATGCCACCCGCATCGTGGTGCGGGCCGATTCGAAGGACGGCAAGAAGGGCAAGGATTCCGGGCTGGACGTCTATGATCTGATCAAATTTCAGCGATCGAATCAAAACACCTGCATTACCCAGACCCCCGTGGTTCGCATCGGTCAGCCGGTCGAGAAAGGACAGGTCCTTGGAGACGGGCCAGCGATCGATCATGGAGAGCTCGCGCTGGGCAAAAACATCCTGGTCGCGTTCATGCCGTGGGGCGGGTACAACTTCGAGGACGCCATATTGCTCAGTGAGAAATTGGTCCGCGAGGACGCCTTTACCTCGATCCACATCGAAGAGTTCGAGGTGGAAGCTCGGGATACCAAGCTGGGAAAAGAAGATGTCACGCGAGACATTCCCAATGTCGGAGAAGAGGCGCTGAGAAATTTGGACGAGAGCGGGATCATCCGTATCGGCGCCGAGGTCAAGCCAGGCGATATTTTGGTGGGAAAGGTGACGCCCAAAGGCGAAACCCAGCTGACCCCTGAAGAAAAACTGCTCCGCGCGATCTTCGGTGAGAAGGCCGGCGATGTGAAAGATACGTCGTTGACCGTGCCTCCGGGCGTGGAAGGTATCGTCGTCGATGTCAAGATCTTCTCGCGTAAAGGACTGGACAAGGACGAACGGTCGAAGAGCATCGAGACCGACGATCAGATGAAGTTGCAGCGTGATCACCACGAAGAGCTGCGGATCATCGAGGAAGAAAAGACCAAGAAGATTCGCAAGCTACTGCTCGGCAAGGTGGTCGGCCGCGATCTGATGGATCCCGAGAGCGGTGACGTCATCTTGAAGAAAAAGGGCAAGCTGACGGCGGAGATTCTCAAGCGATTGCCGGACGATACGGTGCGCCATATCATCCTGAGCGATCCCGATGAGCAAAAAGAACTGGAAGATGTCGAGCGGCGGGCGAAAGAGCAGATTGAAATCCTCCAGACGCTGTACGATGAAAAGGTGGGGCGCTTAAAACGAGGTGATGAACTGCCGCCCGGTGTCATCAAGCTCGTCAAAGTCTACATCGCGATGAAGCGCAAGATCCAAGTCGGAGACAAAATGGCCGGCCGACACGGTAATAAGGGTGTCGTGTCGCGGGTCCTTCCGGAAGAAGATATGCCGTATCTGCCTGATGGGACTCCGGTGGAAATCGTGCTGAATCCTCTGGGCGTGCCATCCCGTATGAACGTTGGACAAATTCTCGAGACCCACCTTGGATGGGCGGCCAAGGCTTTGGGCATCCAAGTGGCCAGTCCCGTATTCGATGGCGCCTCGGAGAAGGAAATCAAGGACCTGCTGAAAAAGGCCAAACTGCCGGTGAGCGGCCAATCGCAACTCATCGACGGCAAGACGGGCGAGCCGTTCAGCAGTCCGGTCACGGTCGGCTATATGTACGTGCTGAAGCTTCACCATTTGGTAGACGACAAGATTCACGCACGGTCGATCGGTCCCTATTCGCTTGTGACTCAGCAGCCTCTCGGCGGCAAGGCGCAATTTGGTGGGCAGCGGTTGGGTGAAATGGAAGTCTGGGCGTTGCAGGCTTATGGGGCGGCATCGACGCTTCAAGAGTTCCTGACCGTCAAGTCAGACGATGTGCCGGGGCGGTCGCGCATGTATGAGGCGATCGTCAAAGGGGAGCCGTTCCTCGAGCCCGGATTGCCTGAGTCGTTCAATGTGTTGGTCAAGGAGCTGCAGAGCTTGGGACTCGATGTGGAGCTGGTCAAGACGCAAGACTAA
- the nusG gene encoding transcription termination/antitermination protein NusG: MTKNWYVIHTYAGFEGRVKTSLMERANQMGLVEKLGQVLVPTEDVIEIKDGKRRTSRRKFYPGYVLVELESPLGDETVQMIKETPKVTGFVGGGSVPTPLTNDEVESLLKQVDAGQAEPREQVKFIKSDNVRIIDGPFLGFNGVVEEVDQDHSRVKVMVSIFGRSTPVELGFLQVERI; the protein is encoded by the coding sequence ATGACAAAGAACTGGTACGTCATTCATACGTACGCGGGTTTTGAGGGGCGCGTGAAGACCAGCCTCATGGAGCGCGCAAATCAGATGGGGCTTGTTGAGAAGCTGGGGCAGGTGCTCGTTCCGACAGAGGATGTCATTGAAATTAAGGATGGAAAGCGACGGACTTCTCGACGAAAGTTCTATCCGGGCTACGTCCTCGTGGAGTTGGAGTCTCCGTTGGGAGATGAGACCGTGCAGATGATCAAGGAGACGCCAAAAGTTACAGGATTTGTCGGGGGAGGGTCGGTGCCGACCCCTCTGACCAATGATGAAGTAGAGTCCTTGCTCAAGCAGGTTGATGCGGGTCAAGCCGAGCCTCGGGAGCAGGTCAAGTTCATTAAGAGCGATAACGTTCGCATCATTGATGGACCCTTCCTTGGGTTTAACGGCGTGGTTGAAGAGGTCGATCAGGACCATAGTCGGGTGAAGGTGATGGTGAGTATTTTCGGCCGGTCGACCCCGGTTGAATTGGGATTTTTGCAGGTCGAACGGATTTAA
- the rplA gene encoding 50S ribosomal protein L1: MGKKMNAAIKNVEPRVYGLREAVETVKRSSYTKFDESVDLALRLGIDPKRSDQLVRGTASLPHGTGKKVRVLVFAKGEKEQEARQAGADYVGADDLMEKIKGGWMDFDCAISTPDLMASVGKLGKVLGPRGLMPNPKTGTVTFEVGKAVADIRKGRVEFKVEKAGIVHVPVGKVSFDPTKLYDNASAIIESVIKAKPASCKGRYLKSATIASTMGPGVKLDTVALTKQWS, encoded by the coding sequence ATGGGAAAGAAAATGAATGCGGCGATCAAGAATGTCGAGCCGCGCGTCTATGGATTGCGGGAAGCCGTTGAAACCGTGAAGCGATCGTCCTATACGAAGTTTGATGAATCGGTCGACCTTGCGCTCCGGTTGGGGATCGATCCGAAGCGCTCGGATCAGCTGGTCCGAGGGACGGCGTCGCTTCCGCACGGCACAGGGAAAAAGGTTCGTGTCTTGGTGTTTGCCAAAGGTGAAAAGGAGCAGGAGGCGCGGCAGGCGGGAGCCGACTATGTCGGGGCCGACGACTTGATGGAGAAAATCAAGGGCGGATGGATGGATTTCGATTGCGCCATTTCCACGCCGGACCTTATGGCCTCCGTCGGAAAGCTCGGGAAGGTGCTCGGCCCTCGGGGGTTGATGCCGAATCCTAAGACCGGCACCGTGACGTTCGAAGTCGGGAAAGCGGTCGCCGACATTCGAAAAGGGCGTGTGGAGTTCAAGGTTGAGAAAGCCGGTATCGTGCATGTGCCGGTCGGAAAAGTGTCCTTCGACCCCACGAAGCTGTACGACAATGCCTCGGCCATCATTGAATCCGTCATCAAGGCGAAGCCCGCCTCATGCAAGGGGCGGTATCTCAAGAGCGCCACGATTGCGAGCACGATGGGTCCCGGTGTGAAGTTGGACACCGTTGCGCTGACCAAGCAATGGAGCTAA
- the rpoC gene encoding DNA-directed RNA polymerase subunit beta' has translation MEGVYTLFEKQRDSVSFDAMRIRIASPEKIRSWSYGEVKKPETINYRSFKPEKDGLFCAKIFGPTKDWECNCGKYKRMKHRGIVCDKCGVEVIQSKVRRERMGHIELAAPVAHIWFLKGVPSRIGTLLDMSLKQLEKILYFESYVCVDPGSTDLAEKELVPEDKLRTLVSEFGSSGFKVGIGAEAIRDLLRKIDINALWDELQVKAKASTSAAMKKKYAKRLKVLEAFRKSGNKPEWMIMDVIPVLPPELRPLVPLDGGRFATSDLNDLYRRVINRNNRLKRLMELKAPGVIIRNEMRMLQEAVDALFDNGRRGRAIRGPNKRPLKSLSDMLKGKQGRFRQNLLGKRVDYSGRTVIVVGPELRLHQCGLPKKMALELFKPFIFHKLEARGAATTIKSAKRLVEKERPEVWDVLDEVIREHPVLLNRAPTLHRLGIQAFDPVLVEGKAIRLHPLVCAAFNADFDGDQMAVHVPLSVEAQVEARVLMMSINNILSPANGKPIAVPSQDMVLGCYWLTKERLGAKGEGKVFGSSEEVRIAFDAREVEEHARIKVRLEGSLVQTTVGRVLLSEILPQGLPFANANKLMTKKEMTKLIDAVYRQTGHRDTVEFLDKIKDLGFANATRAGLSICVDNMHIPSKKEDFIGKAQREVNEIEKQYSEGLITNGERYNKVIDIWAHVTEQVANEMMKELGAGGDPAKAESFNPIFMMADSGARGSSQQIRQLGGMRGLMAKPSGEIIETPITANFREGLTVLQYFISTHGARKGLADTALKTANSGYLTRRLVDIAQDVIINEIDCGTRDGIIVSALVEGGEIIQPLEERVLGRLAAEDIRDPVTGEIIVSWNEEIHEELTKSIVEAGVDRVKIRSVLTCQSPRGVCRACYGRDLARGRLVEKGEPVGVIAAQSIGEPGTQLTMRTFHIGGTASKVVEQTVLEAKHAGRIKFMSFDAKKNADIHNGGIAVRNKDGEWVVMNRNTKIAIIDDSGREREKYPVVYGAKIKIKDGDPVAAGQKLVEWDPYSLTILTEVGGRVAYGDIVEGVTMKDEFDEVTGLSRKVIIEHAGQTLRPRVSIKDEGGKTAKVTGGSSAVARYLLPVGAHIFVEKGATVHPGDVLAKIPRETTKTKDITGGLPRVVELFEARKPKEQAVITEIDGEVSYGGFVKGQRKVLVDNKMGDVKEYFIPKGKHVNVHEGDWVRAGEPLMDGSANPHDILDVLGPNELQKYLVDEVQDVYRLQGVSINDKHIEIIVRQMLRKVRVEDPGDTQFLPGSQVSKSLFEKENERVLANDGKPALGKPVLLGITKAALTTDSFISAASFQETTRVLTEAAINGREDNLLGLKENVIVGRLIPAGSGFETYRDTFVISEKPEVIPVGVAPALPSGAPVPAVSGEGARS, from the coding sequence TTGGAAGGCGTATATACATTGTTTGAAAAGCAACGGGATTCGGTGTCGTTCGATGCCATGCGGATTCGTATCGCATCGCCGGAGAAAATCCGATCCTGGTCGTACGGCGAAGTCAAAAAACCGGAAACGATCAACTATCGGTCGTTCAAGCCGGAAAAGGACGGGCTGTTTTGTGCCAAGATCTTCGGTCCTACCAAGGACTGGGAGTGCAACTGCGGGAAGTACAAGCGCATGAAGCACCGAGGAATCGTGTGCGATAAGTGCGGCGTCGAGGTGATTCAATCGAAGGTTCGACGAGAACGGATGGGGCATATCGAGCTGGCTGCGCCGGTCGCCCATATTTGGTTTCTGAAGGGTGTCCCGAGTCGGATCGGAACGTTGTTGGACATGAGCCTCAAGCAGCTCGAGAAAATTCTCTATTTTGAAAGTTATGTGTGTGTAGATCCGGGCTCAACCGACCTGGCGGAAAAGGAATTGGTGCCGGAGGATAAGCTGCGCACCCTCGTCTCCGAATTCGGTTCGAGCGGGTTCAAGGTCGGAATCGGCGCGGAGGCCATCCGTGACTTGCTCAGGAAAATCGATATCAACGCGCTGTGGGACGAACTGCAAGTCAAAGCAAAAGCGTCGACATCGGCAGCGATGAAGAAGAAGTACGCCAAGCGCTTAAAAGTGCTGGAGGCGTTTCGGAAGTCCGGGAATAAACCGGAATGGATGATTATGGATGTCATTCCGGTCCTTCCGCCTGAATTGCGTCCTCTCGTTCCGCTTGATGGAGGCCGATTTGCCACATCCGATCTGAACGACCTTTACCGTCGTGTGATCAATCGAAATAATCGGTTGAAACGATTGATGGAGCTGAAGGCGCCCGGTGTCATCATCAGGAACGAGATGCGGATGCTGCAAGAGGCGGTGGATGCGCTGTTCGACAACGGTCGACGAGGACGCGCGATTCGTGGTCCAAACAAGCGCCCGCTGAAATCCTTGAGCGACATGCTGAAGGGAAAACAAGGGCGGTTCCGTCAGAATCTCCTCGGTAAGCGCGTCGATTATTCCGGACGTACCGTGATCGTCGTCGGTCCGGAGTTGCGCCTCCATCAGTGCGGGCTGCCGAAGAAAATGGCGCTGGAATTGTTCAAGCCGTTCATCTTCCATAAGCTGGAAGCCAGAGGCGCGGCGACTACCATCAAGAGCGCGAAGCGGTTGGTCGAGAAGGAACGGCCGGAGGTGTGGGATGTTCTCGATGAGGTCATCCGAGAGCATCCGGTCTTGCTGAATCGCGCCCCCACGCTCCATCGATTGGGCATTCAGGCATTCGATCCCGTGTTGGTCGAGGGCAAGGCGATCAGGTTGCATCCGCTCGTCTGCGCGGCCTTCAACGCGGACTTCGATGGGGATCAGATGGCGGTGCACGTTCCGCTGTCCGTTGAAGCGCAGGTTGAAGCGCGAGTCCTCATGATGTCCATCAATAACATTCTCTCCCCGGCCAACGGTAAGCCGATTGCGGTGCCGTCGCAGGACATGGTGCTGGGCTGTTACTGGCTGACGAAAGAGCGACTGGGCGCAAAGGGTGAGGGGAAGGTGTTCGGGTCCTCCGAGGAAGTTCGGATTGCTTTTGATGCGAGAGAGGTCGAAGAGCATGCGCGTATCAAGGTGCGGCTCGAGGGTTCGCTGGTGCAGACCACTGTCGGCCGTGTCTTGCTGTCGGAAATCCTCCCGCAAGGTTTGCCGTTCGCGAATGCGAACAAGCTCATGACCAAAAAGGAGATGACGAAACTCATCGATGCCGTGTATCGGCAGACCGGTCATAGAGATACGGTCGAGTTTCTGGATAAGATCAAGGACCTCGGTTTTGCCAATGCGACGCGAGCCGGCTTGTCGATCTGCGTCGATAACATGCATATCCCGAGTAAGAAAGAAGACTTTATCGGGAAAGCGCAGCGCGAGGTGAACGAGATCGAGAAGCAGTATTCCGAGGGATTGATCACAAACGGTGAACGATACAACAAGGTGATCGACATTTGGGCGCACGTCACCGAGCAGGTGGCCAACGAGATGATGAAGGAGCTTGGCGCAGGCGGCGATCCGGCGAAAGCCGAATCGTTCAACCCGATCTTCATGATGGCCGACTCCGGCGCGCGTGGCAGCTCACAGCAGATTCGGCAGTTGGGTGGTATGCGTGGATTGATGGCCAAGCCGTCCGGCGAAATCATTGAGACACCGATCACCGCGAACTTCCGTGAAGGGCTGACGGTGTTGCAGTACTTCATCTCCACTCACGGAGCTCGTAAAGGTCTTGCCGACACGGCGTTGAAGACCGCCAATTCAGGCTATCTCACTCGTCGCTTGGTCGATATCGCCCAAGACGTCATTATTAATGAGATCGATTGCGGCACGCGCGACGGCATTATCGTCAGCGCGTTGGTCGAAGGCGGCGAAATCATCCAGCCGTTGGAGGAGCGCGTTCTCGGTCGTTTGGCGGCAGAGGATATTCGCGATCCCGTCACCGGGGAAATCATTGTCTCTTGGAACGAAGAAATCCATGAAGAGTTGACGAAGTCGATCGTTGAGGCCGGGGTCGACCGGGTGAAGATTCGGTCCGTGCTGACCTGTCAGTCTCCGCGTGGCGTTTGTCGCGCCTGTTACGGTCGAGACCTGGCGCGAGGGCGTCTGGTGGAAAAAGGCGAGCCGGTCGGTGTCATCGCGGCGCAATCAATCGGCGAGCCTGGCACGCAGCTGACGATGCGGACCTTTCACATCGGCGGTACGGCCAGCAAGGTCGTCGAGCAGACGGTGCTTGAGGCGAAACATGCCGGCCGAATCAAGTTCATGAGTTTCGACGCCAAAAAGAACGCCGATATTCACAATGGTGGTATTGCGGTACGCAATAAAGACGGGGAATGGGTCGTGATGAATCGCAACACGAAGATTGCGATCATCGACGACAGCGGACGAGAGCGTGAGAAATACCCGGTGGTATATGGAGCCAAGATCAAGATCAAAGACGGCGATCCGGTGGCTGCCGGCCAGAAATTGGTCGAGTGGGATCCCTACTCTCTGACCATTTTGACGGAGGTGGGTGGAAGAGTGGCCTATGGGGATATCGTCGAAGGCGTCACGATGAAGGACGAATTCGATGAAGTGACCGGTTTGTCGCGCAAGGTTATCATTGAACATGCGGGTCAGACACTTCGACCTCGCGTGTCCATTAAAGACGAAGGCGGAAAAACCGCCAAGGTGACCGGCGGATCCAGTGCGGTGGCTAGATATTTATTGCCGGTCGGCGCTCATATCTTCGTCGAAAAAGGAGCCACGGTGCATCCGGGTGACGTGTTGGCGAAGATTCCCCGTGAGACGACGAAGACCAAGGATATTACGGGAGGTCTTCCGCGCGTCGTAGAGCTTTTTGAAGCGAGGAAGCCGAAGGAACAGGCGGTCATTACCGAGATCGACGGAGAAGTCTCCTACGGCGGTTTCGTGAAAGGCCAGCGCAAAGTTCTTGTCGACAACAAAATGGGCGATGTGAAGGAATACTTCATTCCCAAAGGCAAACACGTCAACGTTCATGAAGGTGACTGGGTGCGTGCGGGTGAGCCGTTGATGGACGGATCGGCGAACCCGCATGACATCCTCGATGTGCTGGGTCCGAATGAATTGCAGAAGTACCTCGTGGATGAGGTTCAGGATGTGTATAGATTGCAAGGCGTGTCGATCAACGACAAGCACATCGAGATCATCGTGCGGCAAATGTTGCGCAAGGTGCGAGTCGAAGATCCCGGGGATACCCAGTTTTTGCCGGGCAGTCAAGTCAGCAAGAGCCTCTTTGAGAAAGAAAACGAACGCGTGCTCGCCAACGATGGGAAGCCGGCGTTGGGCAAGCCCGTCCTGCTTGGAATTACGAAGGCCGCGCTCACAACGGACAGTTTTATTTCCGCGGCATCGTTCCAGGAAACAACGCGCGTGCTCACTGAAGCAGCGATCAACGGACGCGAGGATAATTTGTTGGGCTTGAAGGAAAACGTCATTGTGGGTCGCTTGATTCCGGCGGGATCAGGATTCGAAACGTACCGTGATACGTTCGTCATCAGTGAAAAGCCTGAGGTGATTCCCGTAGGTGTTGCGCCGGCTCTGCCGTCCGGCGCTCCCGTTCCGGCGGTTTCAGGAGAAGGTGCTCGGTCTTAG
- the rpmG gene encoding 50S ribosomal protein L33 produces the protein MREIIDMACTLCKQRNYSTMKNKKNDPDRLERNKFCKFCRKHVPHKEVK, from the coding sequence ATGCGCGAAATTATCGACATGGCTTGTACTCTCTGTAAACAGCGGAATTACTCGACCATGAAAAACAAGAAGAACGATCCCGACCGGTTGGAGCGAAACAAGTTTTGTAAGTTTTGCCGGAAGCACGTGCCTCATAAAGAGGTGAAATAA
- the rplL gene encoding 50S ribosomal protein L7/L12: MSQEELIKAIEGMSVLDLAELVKGLETRFGVTAAAPVAMAAAPAAGGGAAAPAEEKTAFDVILASAPADKKIQVIKVVRELTSLGLKEAKDLVEGAPKPVKTGVAKDEADTMKKKLEESGAKVEIK, from the coding sequence TTGTCGCAAGAGGAATTGATCAAGGCAATCGAGGGTATGAGTGTGCTCGACTTGGCCGAACTGGTGAAAGGGCTGGAGACGCGGTTTGGAGTGACGGCGGCGGCTCCGGTTGCCATGGCGGCTGCGCCGGCTGCAGGCGGCGGGGCGGCGGCTCCTGCCGAAGAGAAGACGGCATTCGACGTCATTCTCGCGTCGGCACCGGCTGATAAGAAAATCCAAGTCATCAAGGTGGTTCGGGAGCTGACAAGTCTCGGTCTGAAGGAAGCGAAGGACCTTGTCGAGGGCGCGCCGAAGCCGGTCAAGACCGGGGTGGCCAAGGATGAAGCCGATACGATGAAGAAGAAGCTCGAAGAAAGCGGTGCGAAGGTCGAAATCAAGTAA
- the rplK gene encoding 50S ribosomal protein L11 — MAKEISAQIKLQIPAGKANPAPPVGPSLGQHGVNIMEFCKQFNAKTQKEGDSIIPVIITVYKDRTFSFIMKTPPASDLLKKAAGIIKGSGVPQKDKVGKITRQQLNEIARKKMADLNAADVEGATKIIEGTARSMGVVIQG, encoded by the coding sequence ATGGCGAAAGAAATTTCGGCACAGATCAAGTTGCAAATTCCGGCCGGCAAGGCCAATCCGGCTCCTCCTGTCGGCCCCTCGTTGGGGCAACATGGAGTCAATATTATGGAGTTTTGTAAGCAGTTCAATGCCAAGACCCAGAAGGAGGGGGACAGCATTATCCCCGTCATCATTACGGTCTACAAGGATCGTACCTTCAGCTTTATCATGAAGACTCCCCCGGCTTCGGACCTCCTCAAGAAAGCCGCCGGGATCATCAAGGGATCCGGTGTGCCGCAGAAGGATAAGGTGGGAAAAATCACCAGGCAACAGTTGAACGAAATCGCTCGGAAGAAGATGGCCGATCTGAATGCGGCCGATGTGGAAGGGGCGACGAAAATCATCGAAGGGACCGCCCGTAGCATGGGTGTCGTTATCCAAGGCTAA
- the secE gene encoding preprotein translocase subunit SecE, with product MFKRMTESIRLFVTDVRAELKKVSFPSRPETIGSTTVVIVFCILMSLYLSVIDSFLSWLVAKFI from the coding sequence ATGTTTAAGCGTATGACAGAATCGATTCGGTTGTTTGTGACGGACGTGCGGGCGGAGCTGAAAAAGGTTTCATTTCCAAGTCGCCCGGAAACCATCGGATCAACGACGGTGGTGATCGTGTTCTGTATCCTCATGTCTCTGTACCTGTCCGTCATTGACTCATTCCTTTCGTGGTTGGTCGCGAAGTTTATCTAG
- a CDS encoding EF-Tu C-terminal domain-related protein, translated as GDNVSVTGELISPIAMEQGLRFAVREGGKTVGSGVVTEILA; from the coding sequence CGGGCGACAATGTCAGTGTGACGGGGGAATTGATCAGTCCGATCGCCATGGAGCAGGGGCTCCGGTTTGCCGTGCGCGAGGGCGGCAAGACGGTCGGCTCGGGCGTCGTCACGGAAATTCTGGCGTAG